A genome region from Hevea brasiliensis isolate MT/VB/25A 57/8 chromosome 9, ASM3005281v1, whole genome shotgun sequence includes the following:
- the LOC110671510 gene encoding E3 ubiquitin-protein ligase CIP8, giving the protein MFSVTYSEWVSGIRCNSCSDSGSNSDSSRRGYPVEPYRRVSLGDRGLDLDLDVVMQSTDDLDSWSLEDSYNLDALSSYMEELGSGFGVELGRDEVRADGLRVASIDSESDSCSDGEIVDLDSFIDDRMGLVNSNEEFEWEELDQATNESENLIVAIDSVEGLSLSSSSISAPVEDEERSVEWGLLMAINNQVNLIEDPFMFDADYDTPLEQLVDNDIDWMGTPPAAERVVENLPLVDLGKEELVVCAICTDEVVDGEMVNKLPCCHYYHGECIVPWLRIRNTCPLCRYELPTDDQDYESRRRLRGASGISTDLTDGYNFEMFS; this is encoded by the coding sequence ATGTTTTCTGTCACTTATTCTGAGTGGGTCTCCGGCATCCGCTGCAACTCCTGTTCCGATTCTGGTTCTAATTCCGATTCCAGTCGACGCGGCTATCCTGTTGAGCCATACCGACGGGTCAGTCTTGGTGATCGCGGGTTGGATTTGGATCTAGATGTGGTAATGCAGTCCACGGATGATTTGGATTCGTGGAGTCTTGAAGATAGCTACAATCTTGATGCTCTCTCGAGCTATATGGAAGAGTTAGGATCTGGGTTTGGGGTTGAATTGGGTAGGGATGAAGTTCGTGCCGATGGACTTCGGGTTGCCAGTATTGATTCGGAGTCGGATTCGTGTTCTGACGGTGAGATTGTTGATTTGGATAGTTTTATTGATGATCGCATGGGATTGGTGAATTCTAATGAGGAATTTGAATGGGAGGAATTGGATCAAGCAACCAACGAAAGTGAAAATCTGATTGTGGCGATTGATAGCGTCGAGGGATTATCGCTATCATCATCCAGTATTTCAGCCCCAGTAGAAGATGAGGAAAGGAGTGTTGAGTGGGGACTATTAATGGCCATTAACAATCAAGTCAATTTGATTGAGGATCCTTTTATGTTTGATGCTGATTATGATACCCCTTTGGAGCAGTTGGTGGATAATGACATTGATTGGATGGGAACGCCACCCGCTGCAGAAAGAGTagtagaaaatctgcctctggtAGACTTGGGAAAGGAGGAACTTGTGGTTTGTGCTATTTGCACGGATGAGGTTGTGGATGGGGAGATGGTAAATAAGCTGCCTTGTTGCCATTATTATCATGGAGAGTGTATTGTACCTTGGTTGAGGATAAGAAATACTTGTCCTCTTTGTCGATATGAGTTGCCCACCGATGATCAGGACTATGAGAGCAGGAGGAGACTGAGAGGTGCAAGTGGGATTTCCACAGATTTAACAGATGGGTACAATTTTGAAATGTTTTCTTAG